A part of Rhopalosiphum maidis isolate BTI-1 chromosome 3, ASM367621v3, whole genome shotgun sequence genomic DNA contains:
- the LOC113557945 gene encoding cullin-2-like: MSITTPLDTIVGIINSFIEISRRNQPEFYESYFEQPFLEQSRDYFKYEAARLLQEFTVSEYLVKALQFIIKEMHFKKYLHDSTGYKLRKICNQHMVIDHILLIKEEFIEILKEERLDDMKNIYLLLNRNNHGWILITDIFRQHIEQIGIKVIKSFEQKKKACGYEFTSNLYKMITDVRVSEGLNAQFQNEFPKAVSDKLNVSFSTYVLKSDVWPLNLSTTSSFVLPKQLIPYTQYFEVLYKEKYKGRALTWCHHQSREKTYIVKLQTLQMAILLLFEDCDTLKYSEIYDLLQVTNDEFKDHFDSLVKYKLLLLNGDNVKLNMAFTNSHTTFQVKLDVQKDRLLQTKQSVKTVNDDRKIYLQATIIRIMKACKTLRHKPLVDEVRVKVLDYQI; encoded by the exons ATGTCTATAACAACACCTTTGGATACTATTGTCGGTATTATTAActcatttattgaaatttctaGAAGAAATCAACCAGAA ttttatgaaaGTTATTTTGAACAGCCTTTTTTGGAACAAAGTAGagactattttaaatacgaaGCTGCAAGGTTATTACAAGAATTCACAGTGTCTGAGTATTTGGTTAAAGCATTGCAATTCATCATTAAAGAAAtgcactttaaaaaatatctccaTGATAG cacTGGTTACAAATTacgaaaaatatgtaatcaaCATATGGTCATTGATCATATTCTTTTGATAAAAGAGGagtttatagaaattttaaaggAAGAACGACTTGATGACATGAAGAACATTTATTTGCTTTTAAACAGAAATAATCATGGATGGATCTTAATAACTGACATTTTTAGACAACACATTGAACAAATTGGAATAAAGGTTATTAAAtcttttgaacaaaaaaaa aaagCTTGTGGTTACGAGTTtacaagtaatttatataaaatgataactgATGTTAGAGTATCAGAAGGATTAAATGCACAATTTCAAAATGAATTTCCTAAAGCAGTtagtgataaattaaatgtctCTTTTTCTACGTATGTGTTGAAATCTGATGTTTGGCCTTTGAATTTATCAACTACATCATCATTTGTTTTACCTAAACAACTGATACcttatacacaatat ttCGAAGTGTtgtacaaagaaaaatataaaggaCGGGCGTTAACATGGTGTCACCATCAATCTCGag aaaaaacatatatagtaAAACTACAAACATTACAAATGGCAATACTTTTACTATTTGAAGACTGTGATACATTGAAATACTCAGAAATTTACGATTTACTTCAAGTAACCAATGACGAATTTAAAGACCACTTTGATAGCTtggtcaaatataaattattattgcttaatGGTGAT aatgtaAAACTGAACATGGCATTTACTAATAGTCATACAACATTTCAAGTAAAATTAGATGTCCAAAAAGACAGATTATTACAGACTAAACAGTCTGTTAAAACTGTCAATGATGatcgtaaaatatacttacagGCTACTATTATCCGAATAATGAAAGCATGTAAAACATTGAGACATAAACCACTTGTGGATGAAGTAAGAGTAAAAGTATTAGACTATCAGATTTAA